In one window of Pseudopipra pipra isolate bDixPip1 chromosome 27, bDixPip1.hap1, whole genome shotgun sequence DNA:
- the LOC135403340 gene encoding ectoderm-neural cortex protein 1-like, giving the protein MSVSSHENRKSRSSSGSMNIHLFHKPGHADSLLTQLNLLRQQNLFTDVVLRAGNRSFPCHRAVLAACSRYFNAMFSGGLKESRDAEVNFHDSLHPEVLELLLDYAYSARVLINEENAESLLEAGDMLQFQDIRDASADFLEKNLYPGNCLNMLLLSDAHCCERLLELSWRMALANFTSLCKTEDFLRLPKDKLLELVESEELEVEDETLVYEAVMGWIRYDLPRRHEVLPELLRSVRLALLPESYLCKQVACEKLVTSHKLGEEIVADAVRCKMKILQNDGLVTGCCARPRKVSQALLLLGGQTFMCDKIYMLDHKTSEIIPRADIPSPRKECSACAIGCKVYITGGKGSENGASRDVWVYDTLHDEWAKAAPMLVARFGHGSAELDHCLYVVGGHTAMSGAFPASPSVSLKQVEHYDPQLDKWSLVAPLREGVSNAAVVGAKMKLFVFGGTSANQNKLPKVQCFDPCQNRWTVPTSCPQPWRYTAAAVVGSHIMVIGGDTEFSASSAYRFHSDTYQWSKFGDVTAKRISCRAVTSGNRLYVVGGYCGAQRCKTLDCYDPSSDTWSSVTTVPYSLIPTAFVSTWKYLSA; this is encoded by the coding sequence ATGTCCGTTAGCAGCCACGAGAACCGGAAATCCCGCTCGAGCTCCGGCTCCATGAACATCCACCTCTTCCACAAACCGGGCCACGCCGACAGCCTCCTCACCCAGCTCAACCTGCTCCGCCAGCAGAACCTCTTCACCGACGTGGTGCTGCGGGCGGGGAACCGCAGCTTTCCCTGCCACCGTGCCGTCCTGGCTGCCTGCAGCCGCTACTTCAACGCCATGTTCAGCGGGGGCCTCAAGGAGAGCAGAGATGCCGAGGTGAACTTTCACGACTCCCTGCACCCcgaggtgctggagctgctgctggactaTGCCTACTCAGCCCGGGTACTGATCAACGAGGAGAACGCCGAGTCCCTGCTGGAGGCTGGGGACATGCTGCAGTTCCAGGATATTCGGGATGCCTCGGCCGACTTCCTGGAGAAGAACCTCTACCCTGGGAACTGCCTGAACATGCTGCTGCTGTCTGACGCCCACTGCTGCGAGCGGCTGCTGGAGCTGTCCTGGAGGATGGCGCTGGCCAACTTCACCTCACTCTGCAAGACCGAGGATTTCCTGAGGCTGCCCAAGGAcaagctgctggagctggtggagaGCGAGGAGCTGGAAGTGGAGGATGAGACGCTGGTCTACGAGGCTGTCATGGGCTGGATCCGGTACGATCTGCCTCGGCGCCACGAGGTTCTGCCGGAACTGCTGCGCTCTGTCCgcctggccctgctccctgAGTCCTACCTGTGCAAACAGGTGGCCTGTGAGAAGCTGGTGACCAGCCACAAGCTGGGGGAGGAGATCGTGGCTGACGCTGTGCGATGCAAGATGAAGATCCTGCAGAATGACGGGCTGGTGACGGGGTGCTGCGCCCGGCCTCGCAAGGTCAGccaggccctgctgctgcttgggGGCCAGACGTTCATGTGCGACAAGATTTACATGCTGGACCATAAAACCAGCGAGATCATCCCCCGTGCCGACATCCCCAGCCCCCGTAAGGAGTGCAGTGCCTGTGCCATCGGCTGCAAGGTTTACATCACTGGGGGCAAAGGCTCCGAGAACGGCGCTTCCAGGGACGTCTGGGTCTACGACACTCTTCATGATGAGTGGGCAAAAGCTGCTCCCATGCTGGTGGCGCGGTTTGGCCACGGTTCCGCTGAGCTAGACCACTGCCTGTATGTGGTGGGGGGTCACACAGCCATGAGCGGGgccttcccagcctctccctccGTCTCCCTCAAGCAGGTGGAGCACTATGACCCTCAGCTGGACAAGTGGTCCCTGGTGGCCCCTCTCCGGGAAGGCGTCAGCAACGCTGCTGTGGTGGGGGCCAAGATGAAGCTGTTTGTTTTTGGGGGCACCAGCGCCAACCAGAACAAGCTACCCAAGGTGCAGTGCTTCGACCCCTGCCAGAATCGCTGGACGGTGCCcaccagctgcccccagccctggcgcTACACGGCGGCTGCCGTGGTGGGCAGCCACATCATGGTCATCGGCGGGGACACGGAGTTCTCGGCCAGCTCCGCCTACCGCTTCCACAGTGACACCTACCAGTGGTCCAAGTTTGGGGATGTCACTGCCAAGCGCATCAGCTGCCGCGCTGTCACCTCGGGGAACAGGCTGTACGTGGTGGGGGGCTACTGCGGGGCCCAGCGCTGCAAGACCCTGGACTGCTACGACCCCTCGTCCGACACCTGGAGCAGCGTCACCACAGTGCCATATTCCCTCATCCCCACTGCCTTTGTCAGCACCTGGAAGTACCTGTCTGCCTGA